The window ATGTTCACCCGCGCCCGCTACCAGACCAAGGACATGCACAAGCAGGGAGAATTGCTCAACCAAGTCTCCCGGCTCGCGGACGCTGGCCAGATCCAGACCACGCTGAAAACGGATCTGAGCCCCATTACCGCCCCCAATCTCCGTCAAGCTCACGCCCTCATCGAAAGCGGGCGCAGCATAGGCAAGGTAGTTTTGGCTGGCTTCGAAGCCTAACACCCGAGTTCTTGCAGCTTGCAGGCTTCAGCCCGATTTTTTGTTGCATCGTGCAACCAAAAATCAGTACCCAGCCATCATCCGTAAAACCTACAACACTCTCAATCAACGAGTTACAACTCACCACTCTGAGTTGGCATGGGCACTGCACCTATCGGACAGGCCAGCCGAAATGGTCATGGGGGTTGATCTTGTCCGTGAACAAGGTCAACCCGCCTACACCTAGCGGCTGGCAGGCTTTCCTATTTGCCGCTTCGTGTTTGCCTCTAGCAGAGAGTGATCTTCGGGAGATTCCCCTCAGCTATAGGCAGACCGAAGCGGCCGCTTTTCAGCTCCCGGCAGTTCAACTCTTCTCATCATGTTTTTTGACCTCGCCCTCATCGTTTTTCTCTCAGGTGCCTTCGGGCTTACGGCGGCCTTCACACTGACTCCGTGAAAGCCACCCTTGGGGAAAAACGACGCCCCAAACATGCACTCACTCGAAGCCCTGCACCTTGCTTGTAGCATAAGTTGCGGCTTTGAGTGAGTGCAAAACTTTTTGTTAGCGGAGTAGAGAAAATCCTTTTCTAAGGCACCTTGCGAGAGTGCTGCTTGAAAAATTTCACAATCAGGGCCGGAGCATCCTTGTGAAACTTATGGTCCCCCGGATGGATAGCGGTCACGACCGGGGTGCCTATTTTGGATGGGTGAAAAGTACAGTTGGCATCCTGATCCCACGCCACTCCTGAGCCACATTGGTTCAGCCGGATGACGGCCTGAATAGTCGCCTGCTGCCATTCATATTTCACCAGCGGATCATTTTCCCCCGCAATGTGCATCAGCGGTTTTGGTTTGAGTTTCCCCATCAATCCAGGACTCGCCGCAGCGGAAGGGGCCATGGCAGCAAACACGTCTCCACGTGCCGCCCACAGCAGGTAGGTGAAACCTCCGCCATTGGAGTGGCCTGTGGAATAGATGCGGGTAGCATCCACTTGGTAATCAGCTTTCAAGCTGGCCAGCACGGCATCGAAGAACTTCAGATCGCGATCCCCCTCAGCACCCAGCCCATGCTGCCAGCCCGGCTTTTTGCCTTCTGGGTCCGTGAGCCGGCCCGGCGTATTCAGCCCCTGCATGTACACCACCAGGGCCTCCGGCCACAGCTCTGGAATGGGAAACATGCGCGCCGCATTCTTCATGTTGCCGCCATGACCATGAAAGGCAAAGACCACGGGTGTAGGCTTTGCACTGGCTTCACTTGGCACATAGATCAACGCCTCGCGCTTCACCCCATCCACCATCCATTCCTTCGGCTTCAGCGGCACCTCAGCCCGAAGGGAAAACACCGGGATCAACAGCAGAAAGAAAAAGCGCAGCAGGTTCATGTCCGGCATTGAACGCAGTAGAGTTCGACAAGTTGTGAACAAAAAACTTCACCCCTCCATCAGCATCATTTCTCTTTCCAGTCCGGCCTTTTCAGCCATCACTTCCCAATGAGCCAGGAGATAGACTACCAGATTGAACCCAGCCTCACGGTCAGCGAATACATCGCCGTGCTGCAAAGCTCCACCCTGGCTGAGCGCCGCCCGATTGATGATGTACCGCGCATGGACCGCATGCTGCGCCAGGCCGACATCATCCTCACCGCCCGTTGTCAGGGTGACCTCATCGGCATTGCCCGCACGCTCACGGATGGCAGCTACAGCACCTACTTGGCGGATCTGGCTGTCGCCCAGTCCTTTCAGGGACGCGGAATCGGACGCGAACTGATCCGTCGCACCCATGAAGCTGCCGGTCTTCACACCAATCTCATTCTCATTGCCGCCCCAGGGGCCCGCACTTATTATCCACACATCGGCATGGCCGCCCATGATTCCTGCTGGATCATCCGTGGTGAGTCTCCCCTTCATCCCCGCCTGCATCATGAATTTGGCTGACTTCTGCGCCTACTGCCTGTCCCTGCCCCATGTGGAGGAAACCACGCCTTTTGGCCCTGATGTGCTCGTTTACAAGGTCGCAGGCAAACTCTTCGCCCTCACCACGCCAGAGGAGTTTCCGGCCACGGCTAACCTCAAGTGTGATCCCGAACGCGCGATCGAATTGCGAGACCGCTACGAGGAGATTCAGCCCGGTTATCACATGAACAAACGGCACTGGAACACCCTCACCCTGGAGGGTGGCCTGCCTAACAAGCTGGTGCGTGAACTCATCGACCACTCCTACCAGCTCGTCGTTGCCTCCCTGCCTAAAAAGGCGCGGGAAGCAATGAATGAAGCACGCTGAATCAGCGGCCCAGCCACACGGCACCGAGCGGCGGCAAATCAATGATGATGCTCCACGGCTGCCCCTGCCATTCGGTGTCACCAGCCGGCATCGGCAGCGGATTCACCATGCCACTGCCGGCATAGCCTGGAGCATCGGTATTGATGAGCTCCCGATAGCTTCCGGCCTCGGCTACGCCGACACGATAACCTTTTCGCGGTACGGGTGTGGCATTGATCACACAGTAAACCTTGTCGCCATCGGGTGATTTGCGCATGAAGGCAAAGATGCTGTTTTCACCATCGCTCGCATCCAGCCATTGGAAGCCCGAACCATCGTGGTCCTGCGCATAGAGTGCCGGACGTGTGGTGTACAGCCAGTTCATGTCGCGGACCAGCTTTTGCAGGCTGGCGTGCTCCTCGCCCATGAACAGATGCCAGTCCAGGCTGCGCTCATGGCTCCATTCCTGCCATTGGCCAAACTCGCAGCCCATGAAAAGAAGCTTCTTGCCAGGATGCGCCCACATCCATGCATAAAACATGCGCAGATTGGCGAACTTCTGCCAGCGGTCGCCGGGCATTTTATTGATCATGCTGCCCTTGCCATGCACCACTTCATCGTGGCTGATGACGAGGAGGAAGTTCTCATCGTAAGCATAGAGCATGGAGAACGTGGCCTCTCCATGATGATACTTCCGGTGGATGGGATCCTCCTGCATGTAGTGCAGGCTGTCATTCATCCAGCCCATGTTCCATTTGAAGCCAAAGCCCAAACCACCGGCATCGGTAGGCCGGGATACCCCTGGCCATGCCGTGCTCTCTTCGGCGATGATCGTGCTGCCGGGGTGCCGCTCATAGCAGATGCGGTTGAGGTCGCGCATGAAGTCAATCGCCTCCAGGTTTTCGCGGCCACCATATTTGTTAGGCACCCAGGCCCACGGCTTGCGGGAATAATCCAGATAAAGCATGGACGCCACCGCATCCACCCGCAGCCCGTCAATGTGGTACTGCTCCAGCCAGAAGAGGGCATTGGCCACCAGGAAGTTTTTCACTTCCGCACGGCCATAGTTGAAGATCAGCGTGCCCCAGTCCTGGTGCTCTCCCTGACGAGGATCGGCGTGCTCATAGAGCGCGGTGCCGTCAAACTTCGCCAGCCCGTGAGCATCCTTTGGAAAGTGCCCGGGCACCCAATCCAGGATCACTCCAATGCCCGCCTGATGGCAGCGGTCCACAAATTCCCGGAACTCATCCGGGTCACCAAAACGGCTCGTCGGCGCAAAGTAGCCGGTGATCTGATAACCCCATGACCCGTCAAACGGATGCTCCGCCACCGGCATCAGCTCGATGTGCGTGAAGTTCATGCTCTTCACGTATGGGATGAGATCATCCGCCAGTTCACGATAGGATTTGGATCGGTTGCCATCTTCCGGCACACGTTTCCACGACCCCAGATGAACCTCATACACACTCATCGGCGTGTGATACAGGTCCTGCACCGCACGTTTCTGCATCCACTCCTGGTCACCCCAAGCATAGCGGTCCAGGTTGAAGACAAGGCTGGCCGTCTGTTTGCCATGCTGGCCAAAGAAGGCAAAAGGATCGCTCTTCACCTGCACGTGGCCTTCCGCCGAAAGCACCTCAAACTTGTAATGCGTGAGCTCCTGGATGCCAGGAAGGAAAATCTCCCACACGCCCCCTTCGATGCGCAGACGCATCGGGTTGATGCGCCCATCCCAGTCATTGAAATCACCGATCACCGAAACACGCTGCGCATTCGGCGCCCACACGGCAAATTGCACACCAGCAATGCCATCCACCGTGCGCATCCGTGCACCCAGGCAGTCCCACAGCCTCTGGTGGGTGCCTTCGCAAAAGAAATATAAATCCTGCTCACCCAAAAGGAATCCGAACGAATAAGGATCTGCCACGCGCGCCGCCTGCCCATCATAGGTAGAAAGTTCCAGATCATAAGGCTTCTGGGCAGCTTCGGCTGGTAGCTCCACGGTGTAAAAGCCGTGATGATGCACACGGTTCATCGGCCAGGCACCAGAGCCATCTCTGGCCACCACGCTTACCGCATGCGCCCGTGGCTGCAATGTCCGCACGATGGCACCACCTCCCTCCAACGGCTGCCGCCCCAGGAAGCCAAACGGATTTCCGTGGCGGGCTTCCAGAATGGCGAGAATTTCGGCTGAAGGACTGGTTGGGTCGGTCATGGGGACTGGTTAGCGGTTCAGAGCAGAGGCTCAAGATGTTCCTGACAGATTTTGACCATATTGTGCCTCCGCCATAGGTGGCGTCGTTGGTGAGGCATAACGGCCGTTTGATTCCATTGCATGATCTGTGCCGAGATTTGTTCGGGTTTTGACTGAACACTGAAATACAGGCCAGCATCACCCAGCACTTCCCGATGCGCACGCAGTTCTGAACAAAAGACAGTTAGACGATGCGCCGCAGCCTCCAGCAGCGGAAGCCCAAATCCCTCCCCTGTACTGGGAAAGAAGAGTGCATCTGCCGCCACATAAAGGCTGCGCACATCCTCATCGGAGAGAGCTCCTTCTTCTCCCAGGAAGAGCACATGGGATCCCAGGTCCAGTTCCCCACACAGTGCTTTCAGCTCCTGAAAGTAGACCTGGCCATCCCCCTGATGAGGATCGGGTGCCCCGGTAATGGCATAAAGCACATTGCAACCTGCCTGCTTTAGGCCGGCGGTTACACGCAGACCTAACTCAATGTTTTTCCGCCGGATCAGTCGGGTGGGATGCACCAGCACCAGTTCCCGATCCCACAGGCACAGTCCGGCAATCCGGTCCGTGAGTCCGAGAATCGACGGAAAATCCAGGCCGTTGGGAATCACCCTGACCGCATCCGCAGACAGCCCTGTGGCCTCCAGGTAATCCTGCCGCCGCACCTCTGAAACGGTCACATTCACCGCACCTGGTATCGGTAGGGAAAGCTGTAGATACTCTTCATTCTCCCAGGGGAGATGCCCATAATACGGATTCACCGCCGCCACATCATGCACCCAGTTAATCCACCTCACGGCGGGCTGCTCCGCCGCCAGGGTTCTCAGCTTCCGCGTCCAGGGCAGATCAAAAGGCATCGTGAAAACATTGTGCACGATAACAGCCTCAAATCCCGCCAGAGTCCCCATGCTGGCATGGGTGTGCATTTCCACCTCATGTCCCAGAAAACGCAGGGCCACCG is drawn from Prosthecobacter algae and contains these coding sequences:
- a CDS encoding alpha/beta hydrolase family esterase; this translates as MNLLRFFFLLLIPVFSLRAEVPLKPKEWMVDGVKREALIYVPSEASAKPTPVVFAFHGHGGNMKNAARMFPIPELWPEALVVYMQGLNTPGRLTDPEGKKPGWQHGLGAEGDRDLKFFDAVLASLKADYQVDATRIYSTGHSNGGGFTYLLWAARGDVFAAMAPSAAASPGLMGKLKPKPLMHIAGENDPLVKYEWQQATIQAVIRLNQCGSGVAWDQDANCTFHPSKIGTPVVTAIHPGDHKFHKDAPALIVKFFKQHSRKVP
- a CDS encoding MmcQ/YjbR family DNA-binding protein codes for the protein MNLADFCAYCLSLPHVEETTPFGPDVLVYKVAGKLFALTTPEEFPATANLKCDPERAIELRDRYEEIQPGYHMNKRHWNTLTLEGGLPNKLVRELIDHSYQLVVASLPKKAREAMNEAR
- the glgB gene encoding 1,4-alpha-glucan branching protein GlgB, yielding MTDPTSPSAEILAILEARHGNPFGFLGRQPLEGGGAIVRTLQPRAHAVSVVARDGSGAWPMNRVHHHGFYTVELPAEAAQKPYDLELSTYDGQAARVADPYSFGFLLGEQDLYFFCEGTHQRLWDCLGARMRTVDGIAGVQFAVWAPNAQRVSVIGDFNDWDGRINPMRLRIEGGVWEIFLPGIQELTHYKFEVLSAEGHVQVKSDPFAFFGQHGKQTASLVFNLDRYAWGDQEWMQKRAVQDLYHTPMSVYEVHLGSWKRVPEDGNRSKSYRELADDLIPYVKSMNFTHIELMPVAEHPFDGSWGYQITGYFAPTSRFGDPDEFREFVDRCHQAGIGVILDWVPGHFPKDAHGLAKFDGTALYEHADPRQGEHQDWGTLIFNYGRAEVKNFLVANALFWLEQYHIDGLRVDAVASMLYLDYSRKPWAWVPNKYGGRENLEAIDFMRDLNRICYERHPGSTIIAEESTAWPGVSRPTDAGGLGFGFKWNMGWMNDSLHYMQEDPIHRKYHHGEATFSMLYAYDENFLLVISHDEVVHGKGSMINKMPGDRWQKFANLRMFYAWMWAHPGKKLLFMGCEFGQWQEWSHERSLDWHLFMGEEHASLQKLVRDMNWLYTTRPALYAQDHDGSGFQWLDASDGENSIFAFMRKSPDGDKVYCVINATPVPRKGYRVGVAEAGSYRELINTDAPGYAGSGMVNPLPMPAGDTEWQGQPWSIIIDLPPLGAVWLGR
- a CDS encoding glycosyltransferase family 4 protein → MRIALLHYTLPPVIGGVERVIRDQAVALRFLGHEVEMHTHASMGTLAGFEAVIVHNVFTMPFDLPWTRKLRTLAAEQPAVRWINWVHDVAAVNPYYGHLPWENEEYLQLSLPIPGAVNVTVSEVRRQDYLEATGLSADAVRVIPNGLDFPSILGLTDRIAGLCLWDRELVLVHPTRLIRRKNIELGLRVTAGLKQAGCNVLYAITGAPDPHQGDGQVYFQELKALCGELDLGSHVLFLGEEGALSDEDVRSLYVAADALFFPSTGEGFGLPLLEAAAHRLTVFCSELRAHREVLGDAGLYFSVQSKPEQISAQIMQWNQTAVMPHQRRHLWRRHNMVKICQEHLEPLL
- a CDS encoding GNAT family N-acetyltransferase encodes the protein MSQEIDYQIEPSLTVSEYIAVLQSSTLAERRPIDDVPRMDRMLRQADIILTARCQGDLIGIARTLTDGSYSTYLADLAVAQSFQGRGIGRELIRRTHEAAGLHTNLILIAAPGARTYYPHIGMAAHDSCWIIRGESPLHPRLHHEFG